One Gammaproteobacteria bacterium DNA segment encodes these proteins:
- a CDS encoding DUF938 domain-containing protein, which yields MKPFSEACEQNKGPILEVLREAFRERRRVLEIGSGTGQHAAFFPAALPHLQWLPSDRAENLEGIHLWVTEARLANVAVPVELDVHGSPWPVAGVDGVFSANTAHIMDEATVAIMFAGVGRLLEGGGTFVLYGPFNYGGQYTSDSNARFDQWLKARDPAMGIKDFEDLDALATGAGMELAGDHAMPANNRSLVWCRRA from the coding sequence GTGAAACCCTTCTCCGAGGCCTGCGAGCAGAACAAGGGACCCATCCTGGAGGTGTTGCGGGAGGCCTTTCGCGAGCGCCGTCGGGTGCTGGAGATCGGCAGTGGCACGGGACAGCACGCCGCCTTTTTCCCGGCCGCGCTGCCTCATCTCCAGTGGCTGCCCTCGGACCGGGCCGAGAATCTGGAGGGTATCCACCTGTGGGTGACGGAGGCCCGACTGGCCAACGTGGCGGTTCCCGTGGAACTGGACGTCCATGGCTCGCCATGGCCCGTGGCCGGGGTTGACGGGGTGTTCAGCGCCAACACCGCCCATATCATGGATGAGGCGACCGTCGCCATCATGTTCGCCGGTGTGGGCCGGTTGCTGGAAGGCGGCGGTACCTTCGTGCTCTACGGCCCGTTCAACTACGGCGGGCAATACACCAGCGACAGCAATGCCCGTTTCGATCAATGGCTGAAGGCGCGGGACCCCGCCATGGGGATCAAGGACTTCGAGGATCTGGATGCCCTGGCGACGGGCGCCGGCATGGAACTGGCAGGCGACCATGCCATGCCCGCCAACAACCGCTCCCTGGTCTGGTGCCGGCGGGCATGA
- a CDS encoding methylthioribulose 1-phosphate dehydratase, which translates to MDHLQGAFYERAAELIAAGQRLYERGWLPATSGNLSARLDPSRFAITVSGAPKGALTNQDIMAVNEKGHALEPGVRPSAETLLHVALYLADPAVAAVLHVHSPGATVLSLATPGDHVRIEGYELIKAFPGHASHDEVLDVPIFDNDQHIPRLVEAVRARLGANPAVPGYLIRGHGLYAWGPDIARTMHYLEAFDFLFNCQLQMGASQP; encoded by the coding sequence ATGGATCATTTGCAAGGGGCATTCTATGAACGCGCGGCGGAACTCATCGCCGCGGGACAACGGCTCTACGAACGCGGCTGGCTGCCGGCCACCAGCGGCAACCTGTCCGCGCGGCTGGACCCCAGCCGCTTCGCCATCACGGTGTCCGGCGCCCCCAAGGGCGCCCTTACGAACCAGGACATCATGGCCGTCAACGAGAAGGGGCATGCCCTGGAGCCGGGCGTGCGGCCCTCGGCGGAGACCCTGCTCCACGTCGCCCTGTACCTGGCGGATCCGGCGGTGGCTGCCGTACTCCACGTCCATTCCCCCGGCGCCACCGTCCTGTCCCTGGCGACCCCCGGCGACCATGTGCGGATCGAGGGCTACGAACTCATCAAGGCCTTTCCCGGCCACGCCAGCCATGACGAGGTGCTGGACGTCCCCATCTTCGACAACGACCAGCATATCCCGCGCCTCGTGGAGGCCGTAAGGGCCCGTCTCGGCGCGAACCCGGCGGTACCGGGATATCTGATCCGCGGCCACGGTCTATACGCCTGGGGCCCCGACATCGCCCGCACCATGCACTACCTCGAAGCCTTCGATTTCCTCTTCAACTGCCAACTGCAAATGGGGGCAAGCCAGCCATGA
- a CDS encoding cupin: MTELRVYDQDGALRETHDDHARIAELLLDAGIRLERWPTRSLAATAGQDEVLAAYEPEVQALENEYGFRSVDVVALRPNHPEREAMRHKFLDEHSHGDFEVRFFVDGSGLFYFRLDDGVYGLECTQGDFISVPADTRHWFDMGPEPDFKCIRFFTVPDGWVAEFTGDTVASRYPRYRE; the protein is encoded by the coding sequence ATGACCGAGCTCAGGGTATACGACCAAGACGGGGCGTTGCGGGAGACCCATGACGACCACGCCCGCATCGCGGAATTGTTGCTGGACGCGGGTATCCGCCTGGAACGCTGGCCCACCCGCTCCCTGGCAGCCACGGCCGGCCAGGACGAGGTGCTGGCCGCCTACGAACCGGAGGTGCAGGCGCTGGAGAACGAGTACGGCTTCCGCTCCGTGGACGTGGTGGCCCTGCGCCCGAACCATCCCGAGCGGGAGGCCATGCGGCACAAGTTCCTCGACGAGCACAGCCATGGCGACTTCGAGGTCCGGTTCTTCGTAGACGGCTCGGGCCTGTTCTATTTCCGTCTGGACGATGGCGTCTACGGGCTGGAGTGCACCCAGGGCGATTTCATCAGCGTCCCCGCCGACACCCGCCACTGGTTCGACATGGGGCCGGAGCCGGATTTCAAGTGCATCCGCTTCTTCACCGTGCCCGACGGCTGGGTGGCGGAATTCACCGGCGACACCGTGGCCTCCCGCTACCCCCGTTACCGTGAATGA
- the mtnC gene encoding acireductone synthase encodes MNEADGRGVAAVLTDIEGTTSSISFVKEVLFPYARERMEDFIARHGAEESVRRQLDAVREAVGVPLEDHLEDAEVARVLCGWIDEDRKATPLKALQGMIWQEGYEQGDYRAHVYDDAVARLRRWHADGVPLFVYSSGSVQAQRLFFAHTTAGDLTPLFSGYFDTTTGPKQAPESYHAIANATARAPGQILFLSDVVGELDAARAAGMATCLVDRTATLTASDPHPVVHTFDAIPCP; translated from the coding sequence GTGAATGAGGCGGATGGCCGGGGCGTAGCGGCGGTCCTCACGGATATCGAAGGCACCACGTCTTCCATCAGCTTCGTCAAAGAGGTGTTGTTCCCCTACGCTCGGGAGCGCATGGAGGACTTCATCGCCCGCCACGGCGCCGAGGAGTCCGTGCGCCGCCAGCTCGATGCCGTGCGGGAGGCCGTGGGAGTGCCCCTGGAGGATCACTTGGAGGATGCCGAGGTGGCCCGGGTGCTGTGCGGCTGGATCGACGAGGACCGTAAGGCCACACCGCTCAAGGCCCTGCAGGGCATGATCTGGCAGGAGGGCTACGAGCAGGGAGACTATCGGGCCCATGTCTACGACGACGCGGTGGCCCGCCTGCGCCGCTGGCACGCGGACGGGGTGCCGCTGTTCGTCTACTCCTCCGGCTCCGTGCAGGCCCAGCGGCTCTTCTTCGCCCACACCACCGCGGGCGACCTGACACCCCTGTTCAGCGGCTATTTCGATACCACCACCGGCCCCAAGCAGGCGCCCGAGTCATACCACGCCATCGCCAACGCCACGGCCCGGGCGCCGGGGCAGATCCTGTTCCTCTCCGACGTGGTGGGCGAGCTGGACGCCGCCCGCGCCGCCGGCATGGCCACCTGCCTGGTGGACCGTACGGCCACCCTGACCGCATCCGACCCCCATCCCGTGGTCCACACCTTCGACGCCATTCCCTGTCCCTGA
- a CDS encoding type II toxin-antitoxin system HicB family antitoxin: MRVRKIEGEYLATARDVPEAVTNGKTRDETIQAMSDALGAALAGYALAGQDVPLPSPAKRGERMVLVVPLVAAKLALRSAMRDEGVGNADLARRLAVSEGAARRLVDPDHASRIDGVVAALAVLGRAW, encoded by the coding sequence GTGCGAGTGCGCAAAATCGAAGGGGAATACCTCGCCACCGCGCGGGACGTGCCCGAGGCCGTCACCAATGGCAAGACGCGGGATGAGACGATACAGGCCATGAGCGATGCCCTGGGCGCTGCACTCGCGGGATACGCTTTGGCTGGGCAGGACGTGCCGCTACCCTCGCCCGCCAAACGAGGGGAGCGCATGGTCCTCGTGGTGCCCTTGGTCGCGGCGAAACTGGCCCTACGATCCGCGATGCGGGATGAGGGTGTCGGCAACGCCGACCTGGCGCGGCGCCTCGCGGTGTCGGAGGGTGCGGCGCGGCGCTTGGTGGACCCAGATCATGCCTCCCGCATAGATGGCGTGGTTGCGGCCCTGGCGGTCTTGGGGCGGGCGTGGTAA